Proteins encoded in a region of the Novibacillus thermophilus genome:
- a CDS encoding DUF1054 domain-containing protein, with translation MFTDKDFDVFTIEGLDARMRAIRERLQPKLAKIGEETSSFLTASCSDTFFPHVAKHARRTVNPPDSTWVAWSTSKRGYKSLPHFQVGLWETHAFIWFALIYECEKKPTFARQMKAQLDEIWPNLPKDFVVSPDHTQPEVSSLSQLGKEGVINLLDRLENVKKAEFLCGVTLNRNDNRLRNRDELLELIGNTFTVVKPLYHLSFE, from the coding sequence GTGTTTACCGACAAAGACTTTGACGTGTTTACCATCGAAGGCCTGGATGCGCGCATGCGCGCTATACGCGAGCGCCTTCAACCTAAGCTAGCGAAAATCGGGGAAGAAACATCCTCTTTTTTGACAGCTTCATGCAGTGATACGTTTTTCCCCCACGTGGCCAAACACGCCCGCCGTACCGTTAACCCGCCCGACAGCACTTGGGTGGCTTGGTCAACGAGCAAGCGCGGCTACAAGTCTCTCCCCCACTTTCAGGTCGGTCTGTGGGAAACACACGCGTTCATCTGGTTCGCGCTCATTTACGAGTGCGAAAAAAAGCCGACCTTCGCTCGGCAGATGAAAGCACAGCTCGACGAAATATGGCCGAATTTGCCGAAGGACTTCGTTGTCTCGCCCGACCACACGCAACCGGAGGTCTCGTCGCTTTCCCAATTGGGGAAGGAAGGTGTCATCAACTTGTTGGACCGCTTGGAAAACGTAAAAAAAGCGGAGTTTCTGTGCGGGGTCACGTTAAATCGGAACGACAATCGCCTTCGTAACCGTGATGAATTGCTCGAGCTCATCGGCAACACATTCACTGTCGTAAAGCCACTATACCACTTGTCGTTTGAATGA
- a CDS encoding NAD(P)-dependent oxidoreductase encodes MGLRAVGFIGLGTMGLPMTRHLIEKGYDVHVKSRSRGPVEKALAWGAKEASSPCELAQTVDVLMMCLPLPETVEDVVFGEQGIVHGAREGLIVADHSTVSPALNKKVAESLAEKGAGFLDAPISGGPMGAEAGTLTVMVGGEKDHFTRAKPVFDAFGKNVVHVGDVGSGSGVKLVNQLLVGVHTAALSEAFVLAVKAGLDPQLVTDVIRNSTGHSYMIDRTIDLIQDRDFAQRFSIDLLLKDMKLASQWAGELNSPLDLGRLAEEMVHNAQRAGYGKQDVAAVIRPVEEKAGVKVQRLSP; translated from the coding sequence ATGGGTTTAAGAGCTGTCGGATTTATCGGTTTGGGTACGATGGGGTTGCCCATGACCCGTCATCTAATTGAAAAAGGTTACGACGTGCATGTGAAGAGCCGCAGCCGCGGCCCCGTTGAAAAGGCTTTGGCATGGGGCGCGAAAGAAGCAAGCAGTCCCTGCGAGTTGGCCCAGACCGTTGATGTCCTGATGATGTGTTTACCTTTGCCGGAGACGGTGGAGGATGTCGTTTTTGGTGAACAGGGCATTGTTCACGGGGCGCGGGAAGGTCTCATTGTGGCGGATCACAGCACTGTCAGCCCGGCGTTGAACAAGAAAGTGGCCGAATCTCTGGCGGAAAAAGGTGCCGGTTTCCTCGATGCGCCGATCAGCGGTGGCCCGATGGGGGCTGAAGCGGGTACGCTGACGGTGATGGTGGGCGGAGAGAAAGATCACTTCACGCGGGCGAAGCCTGTCTTCGACGCTTTCGGAAAAAACGTCGTCCACGTCGGTGATGTGGGCAGCGGCAGTGGGGTCAAGCTGGTGAACCAGCTGCTCGTCGGGGTTCATACGGCGGCCCTCTCGGAAGCTTTCGTGTTGGCGGTAAAAGCCGGCTTGGACCCGCAGCTCGTGACGGACGTCATTCGGAATTCCACGGGACACAGCTACATGATCGACCGGACGATCGACTTGATTCAAGATCGCGATTTTGCCCAAAGGTTCAGTATCGACTTACTTTTGAAAGACATGAAGTTAGCATCCCAATGGGCCGGTGAACTGAACAGCCCCCTCGACCTCGGTCGGCTGGCGGAAGAAATGGTGCACAATGCGCAGAGAGCCGGCTACGGAAAGCAAGACGTGGCCGCCGTGATCCGCCCGGTTGAGGAGAAAGCCGGGGTCAAAGTTCAACGTCTGTCGCCATGA
- a CDS encoding endonuclease III domain-containing protein has protein sequence MNWQRVYDVLAHLFPALSVSRWWGIDDPYERSWGCVLVQNTTWHNASLALNRLREHGLTSIVYMSEVEVDRLAQVIRPAGFYSRKAETLKRLAAWWVRHGGVEGVESLKTGRIRRELLGMKGIGEETADTLLLYVLDRKTFIGDQYSRRFVNRVTGEKKRTYDAIRREVLAAGLKTHDLQLLHAYIVEFGKQFCRKRNPDCPACPFAEYCHYSFRG, from the coding sequence ATGAACTGGCAACGTGTCTATGACGTACTGGCCCATCTGTTCCCCGCCTTGTCCGTCAGTCGCTGGTGGGGAATCGACGATCCGTACGAGAGAAGCTGGGGATGCGTCCTCGTGCAAAATACGACGTGGCACAATGCGTCGTTGGCGTTAAATCGCTTGCGGGAGCACGGCCTCACCAGCATTGTTTACATGTCGGAAGTGGAGGTTGACCGGTTGGCCCAAGTCATTCGGCCTGCCGGTTTTTACAGTCGAAAGGCAGAGACGTTAAAACGATTGGCCGCGTGGTGGGTGCGACACGGTGGCGTCGAAGGAGTGGAGAGCTTAAAGACTGGGCGCATACGCCGTGAGTTGTTGGGCATGAAAGGAATCGGTGAAGAAACAGCCGACACTTTGTTGCTGTACGTGTTGGACCGCAAGACGTTCATCGGGGATCAGTACTCGCGCCGGTTTGTCAACAGGGTGACGGGTGAGAAGAAAAGGACATATGACGCCATACGGCGGGAGGTTCTTGCGGCGGGGTTGAAAACGCACGATTTACAACTGCTGCACGCTTACATCGTAGAGTTCGGCAAGCAGTTTTGCCGCAAGCGAAACCCGGACTGCCCAGCGTGCCCGTTCGCCGAATATTGCCATTATAGTTTCAGGGGGTAG
- a CDS encoding YlaH-like family protein, translating to MYEVFDNFWTAYIAIFVMTAIIFRVAFVKRLPVLKAVAAYVVLAVGCYIFTIMHIFRFPVIPALAITLVIVAVARLRMIISDRQRSE from the coding sequence GTGTACGAAGTGTTTGACAATTTTTGGACGGCGTACATCGCCATTTTTGTGATGACCGCCATCATTTTTAGAGTCGCTTTTGTCAAGCGGTTGCCCGTCTTGAAGGCTGTCGCCGCTTATGTCGTGTTAGCCGTGGGGTGTTACATTTTTACGATCATGCACATTTTTCGCTTTCCGGTGATCCCTGCCTTGGCGATCACCCTCGTCATCGTGGCGGTGGCGCGTTTGCGCATGATCATTTCTGACCGTCAGCGCTCGGAGTAA
- a CDS encoding YlaI family protein, producing MRVQCILCDAVYELDDTSLEAKRLRNKPLQTYMCPTCHERITAKTKRRRGHAPEHKRAPGQSH from the coding sequence ATGCGCGTTCAATGTATTTTGTGTGATGCCGTCTACGAGTTAGACGACACTTCCCTCGAAGCGAAAAGATTGCGTAACAAACCATTACAGACGTACATGTGTCCCACGTGTCACGAGCGCATAACAGCTAAAACGAAACGGCGCCGGGGACACGCACCTGAACACAAACGTGCGCCTGGACAGAGTCACTGA
- a CDS encoding YhcN/YlaJ family sporulation lipoprotein — protein sequence MRHPIVILTFSFFLFAFIGCQTENKPPANEAAPPPEVSQERPQAVKQTAPEQRERLSAQEKSDRLAKLATDVPNVKGATAVVAGPYAVVGIDVDPTLDRSRVGTLKYTVAQALKDDPHGANAIVTADTDLVQRIREVNEDLRQGRPIQGIVEELADIAGRISPQPSREVEREEQPPTQTEQQRQNQTPTPKQPRQDRPSQH from the coding sequence ATGCGCCATCCGATTGTGATCTTGACCTTTTCGTTCTTCCTGTTCGCTTTCATCGGCTGTCAGACAGAGAACAAGCCGCCTGCCAATGAAGCGGCACCTCCGCCGGAAGTGAGCCAAGAGAGACCGCAGGCGGTGAAGCAAACGGCCCCCGAACAGCGAGAGCGACTGTCCGCACAAGAAAAGTCGGACCGCCTGGCGAAGCTCGCCACGGACGTTCCGAACGTGAAGGGAGCGACTGCCGTCGTGGCAGGACCTTACGCCGTTGTCGGCATCGACGTTGACCCGACGTTGGACCGCAGTCGTGTCGGGACGTTGAAATACACCGTCGCTCAAGCGTTAAAAGATGATCCACACGGCGCTAACGCCATCGTGACAGCAGACACCGATCTCGTGCAACGCATTCGCGAGGTGAACGAAGATTTGAGGCAAGGTCGGCCGATCCAAGGAATTGTAGAAGAACTGGCCGATATCGCCGGACGCATCAGCCCGCAACCTTCGCGGGAAGTGGAGCGGGAAGAACAGCCTCCGACCCAAACGGAACAACAACGGCAAAACCAGACGCCAACTCCGAAGCAGCCCCGCCAAGATCGGCCGTCACAACACTAG